The sequence below is a genomic window from Macadamia integrifolia cultivar HAES 741 chromosome 1, SCU_Mint_v3, whole genome shotgun sequence.
gaATCTATTAATCCTTCACATGGAGGAGTCCTGCTgtgtttatgttttcttttgtttattgtttGTAACTAGGACAACTGTCCTCACATAGGGAATATTTCCTGGACAACATATGATTTGTTTGTTGAGTCCTGTTATGAATCACTATTCCTTATTGGAATGTGATTCTCTTTAActgattattataaataaagcatgGGGGGTACAAGCTACCCATGATTTTTGACAGTATATGCAAAGTTTTGCTTCTTGTTCTGTGGTGAGTCAAAGCATCCTCTTGTGGTGTTTAGGAGCATTTTTCTGGGTGGTGAAGCCGAGAAACCACTGGTGTTGATTCCAGTTAGACCTTGCAGTGAGAAACCCAGGccatctcctcttcttctttatttgacTTCTTTCAAAGAGCAAAGCAAGTACTGGCACAGCAGCCTGCAACAGAACCAGATCCATCCCTGCGATACAACCTTCCTATTCTATCTGGGAATTTTGGTAACTAGGAATCCACAGGTCTGATCTCTGTTCTAACATCATAAACATCAATCAGTCAGTAGCGTGATCTGTTTTCTGCTTTCAAAATTGCATCTTGCTGGATGAATCTTGTATTCCTAATCTGAGTTGGAGTATTAGCAGTTTCTCTTTTAGGTGAGGATTCAAGAACTAATCTTTATTGTTCTGTAGTCACTGATTTCATAGAAATACACGATCTGACACTGTTTGTATTGAATCTGAATATCTGACATCTAATGCTTCAAAAGATCTGTTGATTGATTAGGTTTGTGTTCTCCTAGTGACACTAGGTATTGTCCACGCAAGCAGATCCAACTTTAAGATCTTGCTAATAAGTATCTGTTCTAGGCTTATAAACTAGCACTTGACGAGGAGGATCTCCTGATCGGAGCTGTGGATCTGGAGTTATTAATTTTTACCTAAATCTGGACTTCTCTTACTGTTTTGATCCTGTTGTTATCAGTATTTGCTTTCTGTCAAGTCAATATGAGCATGAATTCGGAAGCAAACCAATTACTTGAGGACTCAGGGCACTGGTTTATGCCAACAGAAATATTTAAGGTTTACaaattgggggaaaaaaaaaaggttggatTAACAGAAGCTAACACTTCTAACAGATCACATGATTCACATCAACAGAAGCTTACACTTTTAACAGTGTTTCAACCATAAATCTTCGGGCTAGAACAAACATCCTTGAAGTAGGTGAAGCCTGATTACAGAAGTTCAAGTTGTTTCATGAACTACTCATCAAATAACAAAAGCATAAGATTTGGTTATGTCATATAACAATCTCATTAAGAATAGTAGTACATTTTCGAATGAAAGCAAAGAGTGGGAAATTCAGCCACCTTTTACtcaattccatctctttacTTTTGAGACTTCGGCCCACATTTTGGAGGAGCATCGAAATTTCATTGATGCTACCTTGAATTTTCTAGGTTCTTAATGATGCTTGGCCAGAAAGGGAAACTAGTGGAAGGGGAGGGTGGAACTTGTAAGGGGGCATCTCATATGAAACCTCTCATCTTTTGTCATTTGTTGGACAGcatgggaaagaaagaaattgcAGAATATTCAAGGACGAGCCTTCTCTTTGTAGGTGCTCTTAATGGAAGATGATTGAACCATGGGCCATAAACATCAGTAATAAACAAACATGTGGAAAACAATAAGAGGAAAGATGTTTCTAAGCAATACACCTGCTAACAGAAAAAGCTATTCTAACATAGAATACATGAAGATATTAAAATACACCTGCTAATAGAAAAAATACAAAGGGTTTGTTACACAAAAtcttaatttaaaaaagaaaagggggtgCGAATGTTTCATGCATTAGGTACTATGAATCTATCAAATTAGTGAAAGagaaattataaatatttaaaatagcATATAGTACAGAAATCTCCAAAAATACACGGGATTCATATGGTGTCTGTATGCAGAAGAGTTCTCATATTTGAGGGAACAAGAAATACTACCAATCTGCGCATCAAGCGTTCAAAGCACCAAAATGCATCTGCTTCATCTTCAAGAAGTATTATCATTGGGGAGCAAAGATCACTCATTCCTGCTCAGTAATTTATATGAGTTCACATGTTTCAGCACCTTGTTGCAAACAGTAAGCATAGAAATCATGGAACAGTTTTCTTAATTAAGGAACCATAACCATAAATACATATAATTTGGAGATACAAAATCAATTGGTGAGGTGTGGTAAGGGAAAAACCTGACCATGGAGGACTTTCGCACAAAACTAAACAAATGGTGCAGTAAACCCAGGGAAAGAAGACGGCAGGATAGAATATAAGTTCTCAGGGTTGCAAAGTACATGCTGAAGGGACCTTAATTACTAAGTTCCCAAGATTGATGTTTGTTTTGCATTGCAGTTTTCCCCAATTCTTCAATAAATCATTCTATTCATTTGAAAAGGGTAATTATATCATTCCCCAGATACGCTAATTACATAAATTCATAAAATTGACAATCTGGAAATCAACTCTTCACTTCTTTTGCAGAATTTGGATGAAACAGCTAAGAAATAATAAGATTTCCTGTACTTTGGTGAATCATTGCCTTTTTCAGTTCCATTTTCCATTTCGACTCCTTGcaggttttccttttcttcagtCTCCCCTAATGAATATAAAATTTCTCTACTTATGATCATTCTTTGTGtgtcaaagaaggaaaaagttGAGAAATGACGAGCAATCTTTCACAAGATTCCAAACATCTAAAATTCTGGTCAACTAAAATTTCCCAACAGATTGCAATAATAGAAGGTTAGCCATTATCTCCAATTGGATGAGGAGAAAACTTGAGTGGCGTggccactttaggcaagagatTTCACACCGTATACTGGATTCTGCTCCCAACTTCCCCAACTAAGATTCTTTCTCAAATTTAATGAGAGTGCAGTATCAACTGCTTATAacgaaaaagggaaaatatttgATTACCCACCTTGACAATAGCCAACATCTTTATCTATCCAGGCATAAACTGCTAGAATATCCCAAAGCTTTGATAAATTTTCTTGCTTCTCATAAAACACTAACGTCCTGTCAGTCCGAACCACGTCAAGAcctagcaaaaaaagaaaaagaattttttcctTAATATTAAAGCTAGAAAACACACATTGATGCCATGATTTTTAAGTTCAATAGAAGGTTATAAAATTCCCATGTTTCTGTCctacaaaaaattattatggATAAGGTAGGAACAAAGAACTTATGAgggaacccttttttttttttttggggggggggtggtttagaaaggggaaaataatatattaataaagaAAAACGAGCAGCTGGGCTCTCAAATAGcaagagagagaacagaaaGCGATATATCTTCATACAATCTATGTTAATGAGAAAACCTAATAATGGCATTCAATTCCCAAAAAGGGCCATTACACTGTGCTAGTCCCGCCTATGTGAGGTCCAGGGAGGGGAATGGTAGTCAATTCCCTAAACAGAGTAATCAgtcaataaaattctttaaaagaaAAGTTTTGTGAGAAACCTAATAATGGTAtccaaaaacctttttttttttttgtatgtgtgtgtgtgtgtgtgtgtgcgcgcgcgtgctagaaagagagaaaaaaaagaacagtgCCATcataagagaaaatatttgaactTCTACACTCATGATACagctaaaaaaaaatagcaacccagtgcacgaggttcCCGcaactgcagggtctgggaggggcaaatgtaagCAGCACACTCATGATACAGCCATAAATGCAAATTTATGTTCAGCCTTTCTAGACAGATATTTGCAGTGAAAAACTGAATCCACATGCAGAAAGCTAATGTTCTATACTAAcgtgaaacatgaaaaaataggATCAGAAGTCATAtcccaaaaacaaacaaaagagcACTTTGTGGCAACGTGAATGACGAACTCTAAAGCAGTTTTTGGTATTTTAATAGCTAAAGGAAATGGTAATTTCATAAAGTAATGCCTTTTGATGCTTTGAAAATGACCAAAAATAATCCAGGATTTGAATAGGTAATCCAGTACAATTTGTTTACAGAATTATAAATTTCTATTCCCCATAAACTTGCAACTTTAAAGGAGACGACAATTACAGAACAGCAGTGAAAGCACCTAGGTTATAAATCCATAAATATCCTCACAAAGAAAAAGACTTACCTATTTGATGTAGGGTAAGTTTCCACTGGATTACTTTCTTGTCCAGAGGAACATGGCTTGTTGCCTCATTTGGTACATGACTATTTTCCCCCTTTACCTCTTCTGGCGTATTATACGTGCTTGAACTTGCACCATTATTGGATTCATTTTCACATGAAATCTCAGAGTCTGAAGTATCACCATCTGCTTCAGGAGCTGAAGCCAATCCTTTACTTGGATATGCTTCCAAAAGATTTAAAGGATCCTGAATAGGCACACCATCCTCGGTGATTAAAGGCGCTGTGATAATCCTGCCACTGCCAACAACAGAATCCATCTGCTTGCAATCTTCCTTCCATATAGAATATTGCATCCTGAAATTGCATTCATAAGAAGGAAGTCAAGAGATGACATCCTTGGGAATTTCAAAATGTACCCTCAACACTAAATAGCAGCATACCAAATACTGTACTACacaaaataatacaaataaaagATGCATACTTGTCAAGCCTCAAGAATGTCTTTGACTTTGGCTTATTTCCTTTACGGAAATGGGTGGTTCCTAGTTAATATGCTCCGCTCATGGATACACATGCAAATGCATGGATGACAAAGGTAAAATTAAGATAAAATTTTCTCAGAGAAAGAACAATAAATGCAAATTAACTTCTTTAGGTACTTGATGAAACATCACAATGCTTTTACCAGTCAATGCACACATAAGGATCTGGTTTTCTTCAAACTAGAACCATACACATATACAATTTGAAAGCCAATACATTAATAAATTAGGTGAAAGGTTGCCTGCTCTACGCAGACCATGTAACCTTTCCTGGTCTAAAGACCATACAGCCAAGTAACAAATTCCCATTCTAAGTAGTATTTATATATCCAAAATTCCTTAAAGTAGTGTCACAGAATAATTGTTTCAAACAAGGAGGatgaccttaaaaaaaaaaaaaaatggaggattGCTCCTCCCAGTGTGCCCAAATACATAATCCCTTCAGTATAAGTTTCCCAACAATCCCTGCTCCCTTCCTTCTATATCTCCTCCTCTTATTGTTCCATTCACTACCGGAGTGAACCAACATCAGGATTCAAAATTCCTAACAGCATGCTGAAGTTGGAAAAAGAATTACCTTCGGCGTTGCCGTATTGCGTCTCTATCATCAAAGGTGCTCTTAGGATCATAACAACCGAGTAGAAACTCCCACACTTCTCCCCTAATTGAAGGATGAACACCCtgatttgatatatatatatatatattaaaaaaaaaaaaaaaaaaccattaactgacaattcattttttgtagacataCATAGAATTGACGAATCCTGTACATAACAAATTTCCCCATGGCATATCATTAATTTAGTGTGGTGTACATTAaacaagaaaatcataaatttaGAAGTTGCTTTTACCAATATGAATGAAGGTGTAATCCAAAGATAATTAGAATTGTGTTATTACTTCCATCCCACAAAGACTGgcctttttcccattttcatcATCCCAAATGGTCTGTCCATCATGCAAATCAAGTCATGGATTTTTCGTAAGTTTACGACTATCACCACAATAcaaatttccttttattatcaaattttaaatttagaaaataaatggGAGAGGACTCTTTACATTGAAAATAAGTGTCTTCCATGCTTCAAACTCTCCTCCCAAAATTATGGGACTTTTAAATGAGGACAGTCATTGTAGGACAGTGGGAGTAGcattttattaaaatttcaagatttttctgAATCCTAATCCATTTATTAATGTAACagtacaataacaacaacaacaactcagccttatcccaactaaatggggttggctacatggatctgtgcaaagtacaaaaagaaaagtGTTACATACCCAAGATCTGTAACCAATAACCTGAGAGAGGAGATAAGAGAGAACAAGAGAAGAGGGCAGCCAATTGTGTTATACAGTCCCCTCCCCCCCGCGTCAATATATATTAGCCAATAGCCAATGAGTTACAATCTAATTAGGTAACTAGTACCTTTTACAGCAAAAGAATATAAGAAAGAAACCTATTCTAATTAGGATATAGAAATCTAGCTTAACTAGGAAACAAGATaacctaaaaaggaaaataatcaaCTAAATCAAGGTTAGGACAAACCCCCAACCATGACATATCTTAACAAAAGGTAAAAGTAAAaggcaagaaaaaggaaatggaCACTAACAACGACTCAGAAaaatcctaactaaatggggtcagctacatggatcctagccctccaatcagctctattcaaggtcatacttggggcAAGTCCTAAATTGTGCATGTCTTTCATCACCACCTCTTTTagattcttcaatccaaaatagATCACTCCCCTTGTGCATCTGAAAGTCACCGTTGCATATGGTCATatcacctcaaatgactttctcagaGTTTATCAtgaatcggggcaactcccaaatcaactctaatttgaacattctttactttatatttcctagtttttccacacaacatctcaacatcttcatctccaCTACACATAGCTcatctatatgacacttcttaactacccaacattccaccccatacatcatagcggACATACAACATTCCTATGGAATTTTCCTTTAACTATAAAGGAATCAATCAGTCACACAATACTCTGGATGCactctccacttcatccctaCCCCTTTAATTATATGTGaaacatcattctctatgtcaccttgtttatttataattgaccccaaaaatatttaaaaagatCACTTTGTGGTAACTAGAGACAAATATGGTCAATGATCTTTGTTCTAACCACTTATCTCAAAATCTTGAGCTATTAGTAAAAGCTACAACAATGTATAACAACACAAACACACACCCCCTCAAGCCCACACACACACGGATTTGCATGTGACACCATCTCATGGCACCAAAGGGCACACGAGATGGTGTCACATGGTATCACAGCAGAGAGGTTGAGTGTTCGACTCTTGCGAAGTGCCAAAGGGAGTTTTCGCCCACTTCTTTTCCTTGGTATCATTTGTGGGCACACGTATGTGTCATAATTTTCCCCCAATTCTTTCCCCCAAGAGAGTGTTGACTAGAATATGCAACACAATTCTTTTGATCacgaaaaattaaaataaataagtaaatcaaacaatcccaAGATATCTTGCGATGGCAGCAAAACAGCCTACACACATAAGATAATGTGTACCTTTCAAATTGATTAAAAAGTGATTTGGATTACACTCAATTAATGTGACTCTTTGATTCATTAAGCAATTTGATCAAAATGATCATCAGGTCTAACAAGATCCAAATTTGActgaaaaacaacaaaatttgTTTCAGAAAAAAGTCCActgcaaaagagaaaaaggtcGGTGTAAGAATTGAGACAGTTGGTATTCAGAGATAACAATATCTCATTAACCATATATACCCAACAGAAAGGGAAGGAAACAATTTGAAGAAGATCAGCAACTCCTACCTACCATGACTGTATTTCcaaaaaagatggaaaaataGAAGTAGAGAACAAGAAGAATATCTATGTGAAATAAAAACCAATAATTGGTAAAGAAAACTTCAAGgtgatttgatttcaattccaAAGACTTTCAGCCAGACTTTTGGGATCCATCAATTCCACCCACTCACAGCCTATTCATGCAGTCTGTGATAGCGGTTCAGAATAGAAATAACCAGTTCAGAATTTTCACGACGTAGGATGCAAAACTATTTTTACGATGGAATTGTGTTCTAAGAAAATAATGGATGCATTTTTCAAAGCTCTTGGGGGCCAACTACAACAACGTTTTTTTTCTCAAGGCTactgtagaaatgcaaccctaaaacgatgcagaagataatggaaaaaaacaaacaatgcacacagattttacgaggttcggcaaggttgcctacgtccccggtgagatgagatcctgcttcactatcaatggagaatagggttacagcgctcgtcctcacacctctcagtattgcttgcattacagagaaagaaaccctcgctacaaatatatatagcgaaaaaccctaatccggattaaactacaattgccaccctaatccggattaaactacaattgccctcaaataaaaaattcgaccggggggctacgcccccctacaccccctgcatgcaggggggcctcctgccccccttgcaacccccacggcccgctaaccggctagcgggaccgccgtcctggctgtctaggtgctgcaccagtactccctggattaaactgcgacggaatacaagacatcatacaccaacagctACCTAGTACAAGATTTGTACACATAGGAGATAATTATTAGGGAACAGGATTGTCCAGAGGAACTGCATATTTGAGAAACTATTGTGAGGGCAAACAATGTTACAAAGAATGCTTAATTTAATCTTCTACACAGATGACCTAAAACAAGTCTATAGAAGCTTTCAACCAGAACAATGTCCTTACCCCACGTTGGATTCTGCTAAGTGTCTTTGAGATATCTAGACGACCTTCTGGAGTAAATGCAGCATGCCATTTCCTTGCACTTAAAGTTTTCCCAGCCTGTGTAAACATTTTAGAATAGAAGGATCTGTATAAATAATACACAgcataaaataaaaccaaaatgaagaagagaaactaTAATTGAGATGAACAACCATGGATAGCTCTCATTACGCAATAGGATACACATTTTTCTTATTAATGTAAACTGTAAAGTCATATAAATCTTGGAAAGGAATTAATGACTTCATTtggataaaataataattagaaTTCTGAAGTTTTCATGTGTTTTTGAAACTCATGGTAATTTTTCAGGAGTTTGAGGTGTAAACTGCCCAAGAGTGCTCAAAAAGGACTTACTgcaattattatttgtttgttttgctGTACATATCTCCCAAGCAGATTCTGATTATTTCATTCTTTCACAGTGGGGTGGGAACCCCAGATGGGAGATAGGAGGGCCTAGCCAGTGAGGGGAAAATAGTGTCAAAGGCCATTGCATAGTCAGTCAGTGAGTTTACAAGTCGGCAGAGTTCCTTTCAGATAGTAGTCTGACCCCAGATGGGAGATAGGAGGCGTAGCCAGTGTGGTGAAAACAGTGTCAAAGGCCATTGCATAGTCAGTCAGTGAGTTTACAAGTTTGTAGAGTTCCTTTCAGATAGTAGTTTGGCCCCATCTCAAGATGCTAGTAAGAGACAACATATGGTTGTGCAAGTATGTGTTTGAGGAAAGATAAGGATTTATggaatagatatatatatatatatatatcatcctTTGAAGAACCGAATCATTTTTCTGCCCTAGAAGCTCCAGAGAGTTACATTAAACAGTTCTCACATTCCGCTTCTCATTAGAATCTAACAGCAGAGGTTTACTTGTTAAGACAGTGATCTGAAATGCAGCTCAGGTCATGGTCATGCTTATAGCTTCTAGATTCTGGAGTTAAATAGaatattgaaaattttgttgttaTCGAAGTTGCCAAATCAGACCAGACGACGCTATGTTTCACCACCTAGGTTCCATCAATTACAACTAAGTTTCATTATATTGACTTGAGTTACTTGAATCTCCTACAAATGCAATATCAGAGGATTACTGCTTCCTCAGACCAGATGACGCTATGTTTCAGCATCCTAGGTTCCATCAATTATAACTAAGTTTCATTAATATTGACTTGAGTTACTTGAATCTCCTACAAATGCAATATCAGAGGATTACTGCTTCTTTACAGATAATGACAAAAATTAAGCAACCCCCCTCGCCGGGCTCCGGAAAAATGACATTATAATTATTTCCCACCAGAAAATAAGTCCGAAACATCAGAAGAATTTTCAAACAAAGCAATGGGTATGTTAAAAACATAGAAAAGGCAATTGTTTCATCGGGGGAAATATAAAAAAGACATTAAAATCAATAAATATTACGAAGAATTTTGATTTAGAAGCAAGAATTATTAAATGCAATCTAACAAAAGAGGATATCTATATAAAGCAATCAACGGATCATAATGAACAAGCACGTGAAAATATCttataataaatagaaaataaattgaacCTTGATCTTGAAGCGAGTCTTAGGAACATCGCTGCATTCAGGGCGAACTTCATAGAAGGAATCAGCAGGAGTACCAGGGTCCTTCCACATACCGAAACAGAAACTCGAACGAATCCGGCAACAAAATGATCACCGACCAGAAGAACAATCGGAATCTGGATTTGTATTTAagatatccaaaaaaaaaaaaaaaaaaagatgagaggAAATCCTATATGAACCAGACCAGCAAGCGCGAGCTGGATCCCCTTGAAAATGTTTAATCCTTTCTTTGAAGATTTGTAAGGggatccagaaaaaaaaaaatggggattTGATTCACAAACTCGccgcagagaagaagaaaaaaaaaactgaaaaagaaaaaatgagagaaatttttatttgtttattatagATACagaaattggttttttttttttttaattcagaaaaataaaaaagaaaaaagaaaaaaaatatataattggtTGGTTAAAGAATCAGAGAATTGAGGTGTTCATGGAGGAGAAGACgacttcttctctctttcttcttcttcttccattctatAATATCACACCACCGCTTACGCCATGACCACGAGACTCGATAGAACTTCCAACACGGAATAGTCCGTTAAAAGCGTTAAATGCTCGAACCACCACCCAGACCGACCAACTAACTCTTATCTCtcactttttctctctctctctctctaaaacaagctcccaaagaaaaaagaacacaGCGCTGATGACGTGTCCGAGACAATGACAACGTGGCATAGTGACAGGTGGCAAATTTTGAATAGAAGTTGGGAATACTTGGGATTGGGAAGCAACCGAGCAATTTGGTGACCTAGGGCCCACTGGACAGACAAGGCCGTGctggactggtgggcccctatcCTGAATTACCCCAActacttttgtttctttttctggtcTAATAGCACGGTCCTACGCAACACGCAGCTCTCCTCCTTATCTGGTGTGTGTTCGTGAATCACATCATTTTTCTGTTCCATGCTTTATGAGTGTGGAGTCTGTGGACCCACCTCGTTTCTTTTATATGCTTCATGAGTGTGGACCCACCACGTTACTGTCTGTGTCTTAGTCTCAGAGGCCCCTTACGCCGTATCCGGTTCAAGTAAATGGAGTCAGCAagggattgattttgattcggaTCCAACCGGTTCCATTTTGATTCGACCAGAATTGGTGATCTCATTCGGAATTCCTTGTACCATGACCATATCTGGCTTCCAAGTTGAAATTATTAATGGAGTTTGAAGGGTTGTCATGGGTccgttaaaatgaaattttcatgtgAAAATGTGAAAATCAATCATGATTGTTGGAACCGGATCCTCTCTCGTGTCATTAGAGGTCCAATGCATATCCAGCAATTGAGAGGATCCCAGTACATATTCCTACACATTGGGTGCACCCTTAGGTCTTCCCAgccattagatttttttttttttttttttttttttaatttttgagggGACCAGTTTGGCGTAAGACACTATCAAGTTTTAAAATCGTACTCGACAGCTATGGTGGTATACACTCGTACCATAACAACAAAGAAGATTAGAGATCTCACCTTCCTTGGTCATCTTTCACAATCTCAttatcttttttctcatttgaaAGTCGTAGGTCTTTTTCTCATTTCAGAGACCCCTTACCAAAGGGACCCGCCAGTCCTATAGTGTCTCCAAAGTAGGACACTCTCCTTTTTTGACCAATGAGGAATCACTTAAACTTGCCCCATTTTACAGGTCAAGCATTAATTTAGAGTAATTATTTGAGCTGGTTCTCCTCAAATTGTCCATTATTGTCGCATGACAGTCATGGCCTCTGAGAAAACCTTCATGACCTCTTTTGTATGTGGCAGTAATTTCGCCCTAGAGAAAGTTGGTCTTTGGTCCGACCTAACGAGCTATGGTGTAAGTTAGACTGACCCATGGGTAGTTGTTGGTGATATGAATACAATACCTACATTAGgaggaaaaacagagagaggATCCAAACCTCACAGACATTCGTTGGTCGGGTCAAAAGATGACTTGGTCAAATCGGGTAAAGGCCCACGCCAAGTCGTAGTAAGTTGGATCTGGTTATGTGAAAAACTTAGAATGGATCAGAGACTTCCCACTTTCCTGAAGGCCATTTTTCTATAGTTGGGGTATCCTACCtaggtgtcaatcggttcggcTGGGCTGGTCTAGTCGTGCCTAATTGGGTTTCTTCACTTTAGGATCTTACACCATGATTGGTCCATTTAAGTAATCAAGCCATAGTCTAGACATGGTCCcttttataaatggtcggtcgtGTACAGATCTTTAATCGGGCTATCAATAGATGAACTTTAAAAGGGCTAATGATACGTTTATCTCTAAACATGTTATAAT
It includes:
- the LOC122081247 gene encoding rab GTPase-activating protein 22-like encodes the protein MWKDPGTPADSFYEVRPECSDVPKTRFKIKAGKTLSARKWHAAFTPEGRLDISKTLSRIQRGGVHPSIRGEVWEFLLGCYDPKSTFDDRDAIRQRRRMQYSIWKEDCKQMDSVVGSGRIITAPLITEDGVPIQDPLNLLEAYPSKGLASAPEADGDTSDSEISCENESNNGASSSTYNTPEEVKGENSHVPNEATSHVPLDKKVIQWKLTLHQIGLDVVRTDRTLVFYEKQENLSKLWDILAVYAWIDKDVGYCQGMSDLCSPMIILLEDEADAFWCFERLMRRLRANFRCTESSVGVETQLSNLASITQVLDPKLHQHLETLGGGDYLFAFRMLMVLFRREFSFGDSLFLWEMMWALEYDPDLFELYEEPDLASQKGEGSKGKVKSIRQCGKFERENMRSGSEAPLPISVFLVASVLKTKSSKLMQEARGLDDVVKILNDITGNLDAKKACSGAMKLHKKYLKKAKKT